One segment of Erigeron canadensis isolate Cc75 chromosome 2, C_canadensis_v1, whole genome shotgun sequence DNA contains the following:
- the LOC122587148 gene encoding homeobox-leucine zipper protein HAT5-like isoform X2 — protein MVSFKDNGNGSRSTFFQTFDQEENGDDEYDDYFHHPEKKRRLKADQVQFLEKSFETENKLEPERKIQLAKDLGLQPRQIAIWFQNRRARWKTKQLEKDYDVLQESYNQLKANYENLLQEKEKLKSEVLDLNEKLSMQETEKGTSDSSSTKSPFDPLQQEQVTDCMNDDVAIKSVVSDSSSPGYGVQSLLERGDSSYLFEQDQSDGSLDEEDNLDKMFVSGYMLPKIECGEYPKLDVVKSCYLGIPCQDHGDDHDQDQSFGFWSY, from the exons ATGGTTAGTTTTAAGGATAACGGAAACGGATCAAGAAGCACGTTTTTTCAAACATTCGATCAGGAAGAGAATGGAGATGATGAATATGATGATTACTTTCACCATCCCGAGAAGAAAAGGCGTCTCAAAGCGGATCAAGTTCAATTCTTGGAGAAAAGTTTTGAGACAGAAAACAAACTTGAGCCCGAAAGAAAAATTCAGCTTGCAAAGGACCTTGGCTTGCAGCCTAGACAAATTGCAATTTGGTTTCAAAACCGCCGTGCACGTTGGAAGACCAAACAGCTTGAGAAAGACTATGATGTTTTACAAGAAAGCTACAACCAACTCAAGGCAAATTACGAAAATCTtcttcaagaaaaagaaaaactaaaatccGAG GTTCTTGATCTAAATGAAAAACTATCAATGCAAGAGACGGAAAAGGGTACTTCTGATTCATCAAGTACCAAAagcccatttgacccattacaaCAAGAACAGGTTACAGACTGTATGAATGATGATGTTGCTATAAAAAGTGTTGTGAGCGATTCGAGCAGCCCCGGTTATGGGGTCCAGTCTCTATTGGAACGTGGTGACTCGTCGTATTTGTTTGAACAAGATCAGAGTGATGGATCTTTAGATGAAGAAGATAATTTGGACAAGATGTTTGTGAGTGGCTACATGTTACCCAAGATTGAATGTGGCGAATACCCGAAACTAGATGTTGTGAAATCTTGTTACCTTGGAATCCCTTGTCAAGACCATGGTGATGATCATGATCAAGACCAATCTTTTGGCTTTTGGTCTTATTGA
- the LOC122587148 gene encoding homeobox-leucine zipper protein HAT5-like isoform X1, with protein sequence MAARSFLYGGDSSFNPGLLTNKSVASSSSNCNKHPLDALFVSGSSHSFLGSRSMVSFKDNGNGSRSTFFQTFDQEENGDDEYDDYFHHPEKKRRLKADQVQFLEKSFETENKLEPERKIQLAKDLGLQPRQIAIWFQNRRARWKTKQLEKDYDVLQESYNQLKANYENLLQEKEKLKSEVLDLNEKLSMQETEKGTSDSSSTKSPFDPLQQEQVTDCMNDDVAIKSVVSDSSSPGYGVQSLLERGDSSYLFEQDQSDGSLDEEDNLDKMFVSGYMLPKIECGEYPKLDVVKSCYLGIPCQDHGDDHDQDQSFGFWSY encoded by the exons ATGGCTGCTAGGAGCTTTCTTTATGGCGGTGATTCGAGTTTTAACCCTGGTCTGTTAACAAACAAGAGtgttgcttcttcttcttctaattgtAATAAGCACCCTCTTGATGCCCTTTTTGTCTCTGGTTCCTCTCATTCTTTTCTAG GTTCCAGATCAATGGTTAGTTTTAAGGATAACGGAAACGGATCAAGAAGCACGTTTTTTCAAACATTCGATCAGGAAGAGAATGGAGATGATGAATATGATGATTACTTTCACCATCCCGAGAAGAAAAGGCGTCTCAAAGCGGATCAAGTTCAATTCTTGGAGAAAAGTTTTGAGACAGAAAACAAACTTGAGCCCGAAAGAAAAATTCAGCTTGCAAAGGACCTTGGCTTGCAGCCTAGACAAATTGCAATTTGGTTTCAAAACCGCCGTGCACGTTGGAAGACCAAACAGCTTGAGAAAGACTATGATGTTTTACAAGAAAGCTACAACCAACTCAAGGCAAATTACGAAAATCTtcttcaagaaaaagaaaaactaaaatccGAG GTTCTTGATCTAAATGAAAAACTATCAATGCAAGAGACGGAAAAGGGTACTTCTGATTCATCAAGTACCAAAagcccatttgacccattacaaCAAGAACAGGTTACAGACTGTATGAATGATGATGTTGCTATAAAAAGTGTTGTGAGCGATTCGAGCAGCCCCGGTTATGGGGTCCAGTCTCTATTGGAACGTGGTGACTCGTCGTATTTGTTTGAACAAGATCAGAGTGATGGATCTTTAGATGAAGAAGATAATTTGGACAAGATGTTTGTGAGTGGCTACATGTTACCCAAGATTGAATGTGGCGAATACCCGAAACTAGATGTTGTGAAATCTTGTTACCTTGGAATCCCTTGTCAAGACCATGGTGATGATCATGATCAAGACCAATCTTTTGGCTTTTGGTCTTATTGA